The genomic interval TTGCGCGATCCTCCGGAGGGTCATTTCGGCACCCGGATCGTCGGCGACCTGGCCACGGAGGCGGGTGCCCGGCTCGAGGTCGCGACGGCGCCCGGCGCCGGAACCGCGTGGCGTCTCACCGTGCCCCGGGCCGCAGATCGGGGCAGCTCATGATCCGCGTTCTGGTGGTCGATGACCATGCGATGGTGCGAACAGGCCTCGCCGCGATGCTCGCCGCCGACGGCGACATCGAGGTCGTCGGCCAAGCGCCGGATGGAAGGACCGCTGTTCTCGAGGCCGTGGAGCGGCATCCGGATGTCGTCCTCATGGATCTCTCGATGCCCGGCATCGACGGTGTCGAGGCGACGCGCGCGGTCCTCGACGCTGCGCCGGCGACCCGGGTCGTGGTGCTCACCTCGTTCTCTGATCGCGAGCGGGTCCGGCGGGCGCTCGAGGCCGGAGCGGTGGGTTACCAGCTGAAGGACGCCGAGCCCGATGTGCTGCGCGAAGCGGTCCGATCCGCGTCACGGGGGCACACCCCACTCGACCCGAGGATCGCCGGCGTGCTCCTCCCGCAGGCCGGTGCTCCGGCTGACCCGCTGAGCCCACGTGAGCGAGAGGTGCTCTCGCTCGTGACCGAGGGGATGGCGAACAAACAGATCGCGCGTGCCCTCGGCA from Microbacterium pumilum carries:
- a CDS encoding response regulator transcription factor, whose amino-acid sequence is MIRVLVVDDHAMVRTGLAAMLAADGDIEVVGQAPDGRTAVLEAVERHPDVVLMDLSMPGIDGVEATRAVLDAAPATRVVVLTSFSDRERVRRALEAGAVGYQLKDAEPDVLREAVRSASRGHTPLDPRIAGVLLPQAGAPADPLSPREREVLSLVTEGMANKQIARALGITERTVKAHLGNAYRQIGVADRTSAAMWMRDHPPS